The following proteins are encoded in a genomic region of Amycolatopsis sulphurea:
- a CDS encoding DUF3558 domain-containing protein has protein sequence MLFAVAGCSGTTGGQAVPASQAGQWSSSAPVGGVAGQLPGPGVPKVQNPIDTTKASQDPCGVLTADQIKGFIGGLVTPKSDRGPAGPECAWFGGYEYEHASIGVIINGVSKRGLTSVYANKGKLLKFFQPFAPAEGYPLVVDDFGEKRTFGKCNGSLGVRDDQTIEIFVEQPDSRKEKKDPCVSLHDVAVAIIGNIRGGQ, from the coding sequence GTGCTGTTCGCCGTGGCAGGGTGCTCCGGAACCACTGGCGGGCAGGCGGTTCCGGCGTCGCAGGCCGGCCAGTGGTCCTCGTCCGCACCGGTCGGCGGTGTGGCTGGTCAGTTGCCGGGGCCGGGGGTGCCGAAGGTGCAGAACCCGATCGACACCACCAAGGCCTCGCAGGATCCGTGCGGGGTGCTCACGGCTGACCAGATCAAGGGCTTCATCGGCGGACTGGTCACGCCGAAGTCCGACCGGGGACCCGCTGGGCCCGAGTGTGCCTGGTTTGGCGGCTATGAGTACGAGCACGCCAGCATCGGGGTCATTATCAATGGCGTCAGTAAACGCGGGTTAACATCGGTTTACGCGAACAAGGGGAAACTGCTCAAATTCTTTCAGCCCTTCGCGCCGGCCGAGGGCTACCCGCTAGTGGTTGACGATTTCGGCGAAAAGAGGACGTTCGGCAAATGTAACGGTTCGCTGGGGGTGCGTGATGATCAGACGATTGAAATTTTCGTCGAGCAGCCGGACTCGCGCAAGGAGAAGAAAGACCCTTGCGTTTCCCTGCATGATGTGGCTGTCGCGATCATCGGCAATATCCGAGGGGGACAGTGA
- a CDS encoding transposase, with protein sequence MYHTTGLTIEQITDLCGLVDMDTTAEQRRWPPILGLFNSAVIALTYMRCNRVQAELAEAYEVSQPTISRAITGMTPLIERVLRKFVPTADELDDQTQYIVDGTLLPCWSWADRPELYSGKHKTTGMNVQIACTLDGRLAWISDPIEGRRHDTYCLKESGALLTLNPDNWMGDKGYVGNYMLTPIKKPKHRKLLDWEKEFNTQINKIRYVIEQTIANVKTWRILHADYRRPIETFAETISTVIALHFYAAA encoded by the coding sequence ATGTATCATACCACTGGACTTACCATCGAGCAGATCACCGACCTGTGCGGGTTGGTCGACATGGATACCACAGCTGAGCAGCGTAGGTGGCCACCGATTCTGGGCCTGTTCAACTCGGCGGTGATCGCGCTGACATACATGCGATGCAATCGGGTTCAGGCCGAACTGGCGGAAGCGTACGAGGTATCTCAACCGACAATCAGTCGTGCGATCACCGGAATGACGCCTCTGATAGAACGTGTTCTCAGGAAGTTCGTGCCGACGGCGGACGAATTGGACGACCAGACGCAGTACATCGTGGACGGAACCCTGCTGCCGTGCTGGTCATGGGCCGATCGCCCGGAGCTGTACTCCGGCAAGCACAAGACGACCGGCATGAACGTACAGATCGCTTGCACCCTTGACGGACGACTCGCGTGGATCTCCGATCCCATCGAAGGACGCCGGCACGACACGTACTGCCTGAAGGAATCCGGGGCGCTTCTGACTCTGAATCCGGATAACTGGATGGGCGACAAAGGATACGTGGGAAATTATATGCTCACCCCGATCAAGAAGCCGAAGCACCGCAAGCTCTTGGACTGGGAGAAGGAATTCAACACCCAGATCAACAAGATTCGCTACGTCATCGAGCAGACCATCGCCAACGTCAAAACCTGGAGGATCCTGCACGCCGACTACCGACGGCCCATTGAGACCTTCGCGGAAACCATCTCAACGGTAATCGCTCTGCACTTCTATGCGGCTGCCTGA
- a CDS encoding prolyl oligopeptidase family serine peptidase has product MTFTNPASLAVYGRSNGGLLVAVAAVQRVVRDPVVLPTCVDEYNDPDDAAVLAAYNLYRNVVEGRHYPSVLLSAGRDDLSCPPWHSRKLAARLQAASSSEHAVLLRVWDGVAHGIGEMSTVVEWHTDELAFLFRELGLTVPGRDGIRHRRPVWLL; this is encoded by the coding sequence TTGACGTTCACGAACCCCGCGTCATTGGCCGTCTACGGCCGGTCGAACGGCGGGCTGCTCGTAGCCGTGGCAGCCGTGCAGCGCGTGGTGCGAGACCCGGTCGTGCTCCCCACCTGCGTCGACGAGTACAACGACCCGGATGATGCGGCCGTTCTCGCCGCGTACAACCTGTACCGCAACGTCGTCGAGGGCCGCCACTACCCGAGCGTGTTGCTGTCCGCCGGGCGAGACGACCTTTCATGCCCGCCCTGGCACTCCCGCAAGCTTGCCGCGCGACTGCAGGCTGCCAGCAGTAGCGAGCACGCAGTGCTCCTACGCGTGTGGGACGGCGTGGCACACGGGATCGGGGAAATGAGCACCGTCGTGGAATGGCACACCGATGAACTCGCGTTCTTGTTCCGCGAGCTTGGCCTGACCGTTCCTGGCCGGGACGGCATTCGGCATCGTCGCCCGGTCTGGCTCCTCTGA
- a CDS encoding acyltransferase family protein — translation MTTSLPRIGTSTAVPTRRDTFLDVVRAGAILAVVAQHWIMPVLSYSDGTLATGNALATPGWWVITWLSQVMPLVFFAGGAANLISLRRAESTRAWFAGRVRRLLVPVLPLLAVWLVVPDLLAGLGIPPQPVEVAGSIAAQLLWFLSVYLLTVLVTPLMVAAHRRWGLAVPAVLAGAGVLVDLARFSDVGLIGYANAVIVWVAVHQLGFHYAEGRLGNLGRGAALGLSAAGFGITALLVAFGPYPASMIGMPGAPVSNMSPPTVLLLFLALGQIGLLLAFRQRLVTLPRIGTALGWLGSRFMSVYLWHMPALIVVSGITVYGLGYATPQPDSTMWWFMVPAWAAACGAVLFGLLRLFERFETQPDTMVVTARTPQLVLAGLLASGGLLGLAANGFHPMREGLLHGPVPWVVLTAAGFVLAGRQLRRGPAVLTR, via the coding sequence ATGACGACGAGCCTGCCGCGGATCGGCACCAGCACGGCGGTACCGACCCGCCGAGACACTTTTCTCGACGTGGTAAGGGCCGGGGCGATCCTCGCGGTGGTGGCGCAGCACTGGATCATGCCGGTGCTGTCCTATTCCGACGGCACGCTGGCCACCGGCAACGCACTGGCCACCCCCGGCTGGTGGGTGATCACCTGGCTCTCGCAGGTGATGCCACTTGTCTTTTTCGCCGGGGGTGCGGCGAACCTGATCTCCTTGCGCCGCGCGGAATCCACCCGGGCCTGGTTCGCCGGCCGGGTGCGCAGGCTGCTGGTTCCGGTGCTGCCCCTGCTGGCGGTCTGGCTGGTGGTGCCGGATCTGCTGGCCGGCTTGGGAATTCCGCCCCAACCGGTCGAAGTCGCCGGGTCGATCGCGGCGCAATTGCTGTGGTTCCTTTCGGTCTATCTGCTGACCGTGCTGGTCACCCCGTTGATGGTCGCCGCGCATCGTCGCTGGGGGCTTGCGGTTCCGGCGGTGCTCGCGGGAGCCGGGGTACTCGTCGACCTCGCCCGGTTCTCCGATGTCGGCCTGATCGGCTATGCGAACGCCGTGATCGTGTGGGTGGCCGTGCACCAGCTCGGCTTCCACTATGCCGAAGGGCGGCTCGGCAACCTCGGCCGCGGGGCCGCGCTGGGGCTTTCCGCCGCCGGGTTCGGGATCACCGCGCTCCTGGTCGCTTTCGGCCCGTACCCGGCCAGCATGATCGGGATGCCTGGCGCGCCGGTGTCGAACATGAGCCCGCCCACCGTGCTCCTGCTGTTCCTCGCGCTCGGGCAGATCGGTCTCCTGCTGGCGTTCCGGCAGCGGCTGGTGACACTGCCCCGAATCGGCACCGCTCTCGGCTGGCTCGGCTCGCGGTTCATGTCGGTGTACCTGTGGCACATGCCCGCGCTGATCGTGGTGTCCGGCATCACCGTGTACGGCCTCGGTTACGCGACTCCGCAGCCCGACTCGACGATGTGGTGGTTCATGGTGCCGGCCTGGGCCGCCGCGTGCGGCGCGGTGCTGTTCGGCCTGCTCCGGCTGTTCGAACGGTTCGAAACCCAGCCGGACACGATGGTGGTCACCGCACGCACCCCGCAGCTCGTGCTCGCCGGGCTACTCGCCTCCGGCGGCTTGCTCGGGTTGGCCGCGAACGGGTTTCACCCGATGCGCGAAGGACTGCTGCACGGGCCGGTGCCCTGGGTGGTGCTCACTGCGGCCGGCTTCGTACTGGCCGGACGGCAGCTGCGCCGCGGCCCGGCCGTGCTCACACGCTGA
- a CDS encoding response regulator transcription factor, whose translation MRVVIAEDAVLLRAGVTRLLADEGIETVAAVDNGDELLGAVTEHRPDLAIVDVRMPPTFTDEGLRAALAARKAIAGLPVLVLSQYVEESYAVELLSGGTGGVGYLLKERVADVAEFLDAVRRVASGGTAIDPDVIAQLMARGRRNPLDSLTARESEVLGLMAQGLSNTAIANSLVVSHGAVEKHIGNIFAKLGLEASAEEHRRVRAVLTYLGR comes from the coding sequence ATGCGGGTTGTGATCGCCGAGGACGCCGTGCTGCTGCGAGCCGGGGTCACCCGGTTGCTCGCCGACGAGGGCATTGAGACCGTCGCCGCGGTGGACAACGGGGACGAGCTGCTCGGTGCCGTCACCGAGCACCGCCCGGATCTGGCGATCGTCGACGTGCGGATGCCGCCGACGTTCACCGACGAGGGCCTGCGGGCCGCGCTCGCCGCGCGCAAGGCGATCGCCGGGCTGCCGGTGCTGGTGCTCTCGCAGTACGTGGAGGAGAGCTACGCGGTCGAGCTGCTCTCCGGCGGTACGGGCGGGGTCGGCTACCTGCTCAAGGAGCGCGTCGCCGATGTGGCGGAGTTCCTCGACGCGGTCCGCCGGGTGGCGAGCGGGGGCACCGCGATCGATCCGGACGTGATCGCCCAGCTGATGGCCCGCGGGCGGCGCAATCCGCTCGATTCGCTCACTGCGCGTGAGTCGGAGGTGCTGGGGCTGATGGCACAGGGCCTGTCGAACACCGCGATCGCGAACTCGCTGGTGGTCTCGCACGGGGCGGTGGAGAAGCACATCGGCAACATCTTCGCCAAGCTCGGACTGGAGGCCAGTGCGGAGGAGCACCGGCGGGTGCGGGCGGTGCTGACCTACCTGGGCCGCTGA
- a CDS encoding amidohydrolase family protein yields MTPGPVSDADVARWTASLGIDGLIDLHVHFLPKPVMDKVWAYFDQAEEHYGTAWPVHYRMPEVDRIETLRALGVQHFAPLVYPHKPGMAEWLTSWAIEFAEQVPEAVPTGTFYPEPAAASSVEAALRAGARCFKAHVQVGAYDPRGELLDPVWGSLAEAGVPVVIHCGHGPLRGEYTGLSVFTEVLERHPRLTAVLAHAAMPEYDTAFELMARYPRVYLDTTMVGVPFTERNAPLPAGWTARVAEVADRIVLGTDFPNIPYPYVTQLQAIAGWAADDRLGEPFLRAVLHDTPAKLLSV; encoded by the coding sequence GTGACGCCCGGTCCGGTCTCGGACGCCGACGTCGCGAGGTGGACCGCGTCGCTCGGGATCGACGGGCTCATCGACCTGCACGTGCACTTCCTGCCGAAGCCCGTGATGGACAAGGTATGGGCGTATTTCGACCAAGCCGAAGAACATTACGGCACAGCGTGGCCGGTGCATTACCGCATGCCCGAGGTGGACCGGATCGAGACGCTGCGTGCACTCGGCGTACAGCATTTCGCGCCGTTGGTGTACCCGCACAAGCCGGGCATGGCGGAATGGCTCACGTCGTGGGCGATCGAGTTCGCAGAGCAGGTACCGGAAGCGGTGCCCACCGGCACCTTCTACCCGGAGCCCGCGGCGGCGTCCTCGGTCGAGGCCGCGCTGCGGGCCGGTGCGCGATGTTTCAAGGCACATGTGCAAGTGGGAGCCTACGATCCGCGTGGCGAGCTGCTGGACCCCGTGTGGGGCTCGCTCGCGGAAGCGGGAGTGCCCGTCGTGATCCATTGTGGACACGGCCCGTTGCGGGGCGAGTACACCGGGTTGTCCGTGTTCACCGAGGTGCTGGAGCGGCATCCGCGGCTGACCGCCGTGCTGGCGCACGCCGCGATGCCTGAGTACGACACGGCGTTCGAGCTGATGGCGCGGTATCCGCGGGTGTACTTGGACACGACCATGGTGGGCGTGCCGTTCACGGAGCGGAACGCGCCGTTGCCCGCCGGATGGACCGCGCGCGTCGCCGAAGTGGCGGACCGGATCGTGCTGGGTACTGACTTTCCGAACATTCCGTACCCGTACGTCACGCAGCTGCAGGCGATCGCCGGCTGGGCGGCCGACGATCGCCTTGGTGAGCCATTCCTGCGGGCCGTGCTGCACGACACCCCGGCGAAGCTGCTCAGCGTGTGA
- the ftsE gene encoding cell division ATP-binding protein FtsE has product MIRLEEVSKVYKTSTRPALEQVSVEVDKGEFVFLIGPSGSGKSTFLRLLLREEVPSKGRVMVSNFDVAKLARRRVPRLRQTIGCVFQDFRLLANKTVAQNVAFALEVIGKPRPTIRKVVPEVLELVGLDGKADRLPNELSGGEQQRVAIARAFVNRPLVLLADEPTGNLDPDTSQDIMLLLERINRTGTTVLMATHDHSIVDSMRRRVVELQLGRVIRDDSRGVYGIGR; this is encoded by the coding sequence GTGATCCGGCTCGAAGAGGTTTCCAAGGTCTACAAGACCTCGACCCGGCCTGCCCTGGAACAGGTGTCGGTCGAGGTCGACAAGGGTGAGTTCGTCTTCCTCATCGGTCCGTCCGGCTCCGGGAAGTCCACCTTCCTGCGGCTGCTGCTGCGGGAGGAAGTGCCCAGCAAGGGGCGGGTCATGGTGTCGAACTTCGACGTCGCCAAGCTCGCCCGGCGCCGGGTGCCCCGGCTGCGCCAGACCATCGGCTGCGTGTTCCAGGACTTCCGGTTGCTGGCCAACAAGACCGTCGCGCAGAACGTGGCCTTCGCGCTCGAGGTGATCGGCAAACCCCGGCCGACGATCCGCAAGGTCGTGCCCGAGGTGCTCGAACTGGTCGGCCTGGACGGCAAGGCGGACCGGCTGCCCAACGAACTCTCCGGCGGGGAGCAGCAGCGGGTGGCGATCGCCCGGGCGTTCGTGAACCGGCCGCTGGTGCTGCTCGCCGACGAGCCGACCGGGAATCTGGACCCGGACACCAGCCAGGACATCATGCTGCTGCTGGAACGGATCAACCGCACGGGCACCACCGTGCTGATGGCGACCCACGACCACTCCATCGTGGACTCGATGCGGCGCCGGGTCGTCGAGCTGCAGCTCGGTCGCGTCATCCGCGACGATTCCCGCGGCGTCTACGGCATCGGCCGCTGA
- the prfB gene encoding peptide chain release factor 2, whose product MSDEFDASLRDLTGKLTQIESVMDLDALRAQVATLEEQASSPTLWDNPEEAQKVTSQLSHRQGELRRVSELRQRLDDLGVLYELASAESDSASMHEAETDLGELVKEIDGLEVRTLLSGEYDDRNAVVTIRSEAGGVDAADWAEMLLRMYLRWSERHGYPTDVYDISYAEEAGIKSATFKVSAPYVYGTLSVEQGTHRLVRISPFDNQSRRQTSFAHVEVLPEVEEIDHVDIPEKDIRVDVYRSSGPGGQSVNTTDSAVRITHLPTNIVVSCQNEKSQLQNRAAAMKVLQARLLQRKKEEERAELNALKDAGSSWGNQMRSYVLHPYQMVKDLRTEHEVGNPSSVLDGDIDGFLEAGIRWRRQAESA is encoded by the coding sequence GTGAGTGATGAGTTCGATGCCTCGTTGCGGGACCTGACCGGCAAGCTGACGCAGATCGAGTCGGTGATGGACCTCGACGCACTGCGGGCACAGGTCGCCACGCTCGAGGAACAGGCCTCCAGCCCCACCCTCTGGGACAACCCGGAGGAGGCGCAGAAGGTCACCAGCCAGCTGTCGCACCGCCAGGGCGAGCTGCGCCGGGTCTCCGAGCTGCGCCAGCGCCTCGACGATCTGGGCGTGCTCTACGAGCTGGCCTCCGCCGAGAGCGACTCCGCCAGTATGCACGAGGCGGAGACCGACCTCGGCGAGCTGGTCAAGGAGATCGACGGGCTCGAGGTCCGCACCCTGCTCTCCGGCGAGTACGACGACCGCAACGCGGTGGTCACCATCCGCTCCGAAGCGGGTGGCGTGGACGCGGCCGACTGGGCCGAGATGCTGCTCCGGATGTACCTGCGCTGGTCCGAACGCCACGGCTATCCCACGGACGTCTACGACATCTCCTACGCCGAGGAAGCCGGCATCAAGTCCGCCACGTTCAAGGTGTCCGCGCCCTACGTGTACGGCACGCTCTCGGTCGAACAGGGCACCCACCGGCTGGTGCGGATCTCGCCGTTCGACAACCAGAGCCGCCGCCAGACCTCCTTCGCCCACGTCGAGGTGCTGCCGGAGGTCGAGGAAATCGATCACGTCGACATTCCGGAAAAGGACATCCGCGTCGATGTCTACCGATCGTCGGGCCCCGGTGGACAGAGCGTGAACACCACCGACTCCGCGGTGCGCATCACCCACCTTCCGACGAACATCGTCGTTTCCTGTCAGAACGAGAAATCGCAGCTGCAGAATCGCGCGGCCGCGATGAAGGTCCTCCAGGCGCGGCTGCTGCAGCGGAAAAAGGAGGAAGAGCGCGCCGAACTGAATGCGCTCAAGGATGCCGGTTCCAGCTGGGGCAACCAGATGCGCTCCTACGTGCTGCACCCGTACCAGATGGTCAAGGATCTGCGCACCGAGCACGAGGTCGGCAACCCTTCCTCGGTGCTCGACGGCGATATCGACGGGTTCCTCGAAGCGGGCATCCGCTGGCGCCGGCAGGCCGAGTCCGCCTGA
- the smpB gene encoding SsrA-binding protein SmpB produces the protein MPKERGQKVIASNRKARHDYSILDTYEAGLVLQGTEVKSLRAGKASLADAFATVDDGEVWLRNVHIPEYTQGTWTNHMPRRTRKLLLHRREIERLIGKTKESGLSLVPLSLYFKDGKVKVEIALAKGKKAYDKRQSLAKRDADRDISRAMGRALKGRFTE, from the coding sequence ATGCCCAAGGAACGTGGACAGAAGGTCATCGCGTCGAACCGCAAGGCTCGGCACGACTATTCCATCCTGGACACCTACGAGGCAGGGCTGGTGCTCCAGGGCACAGAGGTGAAGAGCCTGCGCGCGGGCAAGGCTTCGCTCGCCGACGCGTTCGCCACGGTCGACGACGGCGAAGTGTGGCTGCGCAACGTGCACATCCCGGAGTACACCCAGGGCACCTGGACCAACCACATGCCGCGGCGCACCCGCAAGCTGCTGCTGCACCGGCGGGAGATCGAGCGGCTGATCGGCAAGACCAAGGAAAGCGGGCTCTCGCTGGTCCCGCTGTCCCTGTACTTCAAGGACGGCAAGGTCAAGGTCGAGATCGCGCTGGCCAAGGGCAAGAAGGCCTACGACAAGCGGCAGTCGCTGGCCAAACGCGACGCCGATCGGGACATCAGCCGGGCGATGGGCCGGGCGCTCAAGGGCCGGTTCACCGAGTGA
- a CDS encoding PadR family transcriptional regulator — translation MSELNATAAALLGLLHDGPATGGQLVAGADERFGAFFSVTRSQVYRELPALSKEGLVRLGKQGPRSSQQYVLTAAGKKAFKTWLASEAGPDHLRSPLILRLVHAGSLTAKQRSGLLEAARTSYQGRLEEAKVATKAADGPYAKAVAEFAQAQAKAALKLLDAIPQA, via the coding sequence GTGTCCGAATTGAATGCTACGGCAGCTGCGCTGCTCGGTTTGCTGCACGACGGTCCCGCCACGGGTGGGCAGTTGGTCGCTGGAGCCGACGAGCGGTTCGGCGCCTTTTTCAGTGTCACTCGCAGCCAGGTCTATCGCGAGCTGCCCGCGTTGTCCAAAGAAGGGCTTGTCCGGCTGGGCAAGCAGGGACCACGCTCCAGCCAGCAATACGTACTGACGGCCGCGGGCAAGAAGGCGTTCAAGACGTGGCTGGCCTCCGAGGCCGGTCCCGATCACCTGCGCAGCCCGCTCATCCTGCGGCTGGTGCACGCGGGATCGCTGACCGCCAAGCAGCGGTCCGGCCTGCTGGAGGCGGCGCGTACCTCCTATCAGGGCAGGCTGGAGGAGGCCAAGGTGGCCACGAAGGCGGCCGACGGGCCCTACGCCAAGGCCGTCGCGGAGTTCGCTCAGGCGCAGGCCAAGGCCGCGCTGAAGCTGCTCGACGCGATTCCGCAGGCCTGA
- the ftsX gene encoding permease-like cell division protein FtsX: MRASFVFSEVVTGLRRNVTMTIAMVLTTAVSLAMLGGGLLAVRTIDKMKANFLAEVEVSISLVDQVSANDKNCSQQMCGSLRQSLQNNPGVESVVYENRDQAYQRFQKIFASQPELLELTGPEALPASLQVKLKDPDRSDAIIKQYSGQPGVRKVDDQKKFLDRVFNVFNGVRNIAFVMALIMAVAALLLIANTIQVSAFTRRTEVGIMRLVGATRWYTQLPFLLEAVVAGVVGAVLGTVFLLLTKLSFLDSVFTGEVFPQITTLEVLFPVAPILLAVSVVISAITGYVTLRLYVRH; this comes from the coding sequence ATGCGTGCCAGTTTCGTCTTCAGCGAGGTCGTCACCGGGTTGCGCCGGAACGTGACGATGACCATCGCGATGGTCCTCACCACGGCGGTTTCGCTCGCCATGCTCGGCGGCGGCCTGCTCGCCGTGCGCACGATCGACAAGATGAAGGCGAACTTCCTCGCCGAGGTCGAAGTCTCGATCAGCCTGGTCGACCAGGTCAGCGCCAACGACAAGAACTGCAGCCAGCAGATGTGCGGTTCGCTGCGCCAATCGCTGCAGAACAACCCGGGCGTGGAATCCGTGGTCTACGAGAACCGCGACCAGGCCTACCAGCGGTTCCAGAAGATCTTCGCCAGCCAGCCGGAGCTGCTCGAGCTGACCGGGCCGGAGGCGCTGCCCGCGTCGCTGCAGGTGAAGCTCAAGGACCCGGACCGGTCCGACGCGATCATCAAGCAGTACTCGGGCCAGCCCGGCGTGCGGAAGGTCGACGACCAGAAGAAGTTCCTCGACCGCGTGTTCAACGTGTTCAACGGCGTGCGCAACATCGCCTTCGTGATGGCGCTCATCATGGCCGTGGCCGCGCTGCTGCTGATCGCGAACACCATCCAGGTCTCGGCCTTCACCCGGCGTACCGAGGTCGGCATCATGCGCCTGGTCGGCGCGACCCGCTGGTATACCCAGCTGCCGTTCCTGCTGGAGGCGGTGGTCGCCGGCGTGGTCGGTGCGGTGCTCGGCACGGTGTTCCTGCTGCTGACGAAGCTGTCGTTCCTCGATTCGGTGTTCACCGGCGAGGTCTTCCCGCAGATCACCACGCTGGAAGTGCTGTTCCCGGTCGCGCCGATCCTGCTCGCGGTGTCCGTGGTGATCTCGGCGATCACCGGGTACGTGACGCTGCGTCTGTACGTGCGCCACTAG